Proteins encoded together in one Felis catus isolate Fca126 chromosome B3, F.catus_Fca126_mat1.0, whole genome shotgun sequence window:
- the MDP1 gene encoding magnesium-dependent phosphatase 1 isoform X1, with translation MTRLPKLVVFDLDYTLWPFWVDTHVDPPFHKGSDGAVRDRRGQTVRLYPEVRDVLERLQGLEVPVAAASRTGEIEGANQLLELFDLDRYFVHREIYPGSKVTHFERLQQKTGVVFSQMIFFDDEKRNILDVSKLGTEWSYLHSCSEWNESSNPKSGTGDICKGPSWALRSSPVDEPHLKHKTERKS, from the exons ATGACGCGGCTCCCAAAGCTGGTGGTTTTCGATCTGG ATTACACGCTCTGGCCGTTCTGGGTGGATACGCACGTAGACCCCCCGTTCCACAAGGGCAG CGACGGGGCCGTCCGGGATAGGCGGGGCCAGACAGTCCGACTGTATCCAGAGGTGCGTGACGTCCTGGAAAGGTTGCAGGGCCTTGAGGTACCCGTCGCGGCCGCTTCACG AACAGGGGAGATTGAAGGGGCCAACCAGCTACTGGAGCTCTTTGACCTTGACAGATACTTTGTTCATCGGGAAATCTACCCAGGCAGCAAGGTCACCCACTTTGAGAG GTTGCAGCAGAAGACAGGAGTTGTCTTCTCCCAGATGATCTTCTTTGATGACGAGAAGCGGAATATCCTAGACGTCAGCAAATTGGGTACAGAGTG gagTTACCTGCATTCATGTTCAGAATGGAATGAATCTTCAAACCCTAAGTCAGGGACTGGAGACATTTGCAAAGGCCCAAGCTGGGCCCTGAGGTCCAGTCCTGTGGATGAGCCTCATTTGAAGcataaaactgaaaggaaatcATGA
- the MDP1 gene encoding magnesium-dependent phosphatase 1 isoform X2 — protein sequence MTRLPKLVVFDLDYTLWPFWVDTHVDPPFHKGSDGAVRDRRGQTVRLYPEVRDVLERLQGLEVPVAAASRTGEIEGANQLLELFDLDRYFVHREIYPGSKVTHFERLQQKTGVVFSQMIFFDDEKRNILDVSKLGVTCIHVQNGMNLQTLSQGLETFAKAQAGP from the exons ATGACGCGGCTCCCAAAGCTGGTGGTTTTCGATCTGG ATTACACGCTCTGGCCGTTCTGGGTGGATACGCACGTAGACCCCCCGTTCCACAAGGGCAG CGACGGGGCCGTCCGGGATAGGCGGGGCCAGACAGTCCGACTGTATCCAGAGGTGCGTGACGTCCTGGAAAGGTTGCAGGGCCTTGAGGTACCCGTCGCGGCCGCTTCACG AACAGGGGAGATTGAAGGGGCCAACCAGCTACTGGAGCTCTTTGACCTTGACAGATACTTTGTTCATCGGGAAATCTACCCAGGCAGCAAGGTCACCCACTTTGAGAG GTTGCAGCAGAAGACAGGAGTTGTCTTCTCCCAGATGATCTTCTTTGATGACGAGAAGCGGAATATCCTAGACGTCAGCAAATTGG gagTTACCTGCATTCATGTTCAGAATGGAATGAATCTTCAAACCCTAAGTCAGGGACTGGAGACATTTGCAAAGGCCCAAGCTGGGCCCTGA